One window of Acidimicrobiia bacterium genomic DNA carries:
- a CDS encoding FAD-dependent oxidoreductase — MLGAGPTGIGAAWRLRALGSQAPDWLVLEASARTGGLAGTVVDDAGYRWDLGGHVIYSHAAAFDRMVEEVVPSARRARIDRAGSVWHGDRFVPTPFQQHVDLLPETDRDRCLDGLATRTPAADETFDSWILEQFGPGLADVFFRPFNFKMWAYATDTLDRDWVTHRSGGAAANVPTIDGRDPRAGDDDGERDVAVQAREDESFPYPEGGTGEIWERAASAVGLDRFAFGATVVAIDPDARTVHLASGARLTYDALISALPLDRLLAMLVENGTRRALGTLGPRLVHSSTNVVGLGIDGAVPDALASKRWLYFPDTAIPFHRASVLSNYSPGMVPDDAHTWSLLCEVSESPARPIDGARVVADVVAHAQHLLDGWGGGRIEHVWSTRLEHGYPTPFLGRREVLPDVHATLEALDIYSRGRFGGWRYEISNQDHAFMQGYEAAGRIACDEPETVFVLDRAPATA; from the coding sequence GTGCTCGGGGCCGGGCCGACGGGCATCGGCGCGGCCTGGCGGCTCCGCGCGCTCGGGTCGCAGGCTCCCGACTGGCTCGTGCTCGAAGCGTCGGCGCGCACCGGCGGGCTCGCGGGCACCGTCGTCGACGACGCCGGCTACCGCTGGGACCTCGGCGGCCACGTCATCTATTCGCACGCCGCGGCGTTCGACCGCATGGTCGAGGAAGTCGTGCCGTCGGCGCGCCGCGCGCGCATCGACCGCGCCGGTTCGGTGTGGCACGGCGATCGGTTCGTGCCCACACCGTTCCAACAGCACGTCGACCTGCTGCCCGAGACCGATCGCGACCGCTGCCTCGACGGTCTCGCGACGCGGACACCCGCCGCCGACGAGACCTTCGACTCGTGGATCCTCGAGCAGTTCGGGCCCGGCCTCGCCGACGTGTTCTTCCGTCCGTTCAACTTCAAGATGTGGGCGTACGCGACCGACACCCTCGACCGCGACTGGGTCACGCACCGCAGCGGCGGCGCGGCCGCGAACGTGCCGACGATCGACGGACGCGATCCGCGCGCGGGCGACGACGACGGCGAGCGTGACGTCGCCGTGCAGGCGCGCGAGGACGAGTCGTTCCCCTATCCGGAAGGCGGTACCGGCGAGATCTGGGAGCGCGCGGCGAGCGCGGTCGGACTCGACCGCTTCGCGTTCGGCGCGACCGTCGTCGCGATCGACCCCGACGCGCGCACGGTGCACCTCGCGTCGGGGGCGCGCCTCACCTACGACGCGCTGATCTCCGCGCTCCCGCTCGATCGCCTCCTCGCGATGCTCGTCGAGAACGGCACGCGGCGCGCGCTCGGCACTCTCGGCCCGCGCCTCGTGCACTCCTCGACGAACGTCGTGGGCCTCGGCATCGACGGCGCCGTTCCCGACGCGCTCGCAAGCAAGCGGTGGCTCTACTTCCCCGACACCGCGATCCCGTTCCACCGCGCGAGCGTGCTGTCGAACTACTCGCCCGGGATGGTGCCCGACGACGCGCACACGTGGTCACTGCTCTGCGAGGTGAGCGAGTCGCCGGCGCGCCCGATCGACGGCGCACGCGTCGTCGCCGACGTCGTCGCCCACGCGCAGCACCTGCTCGACGGATGGGGTGGGGGCCGGATCGAGCACGTGTGGTCGACCCGGCTCGAGCACGGATACCCCACGCCGTTCCTCGGTCGGCGCGAGGTGCTCCCCGACGTGCACGCGACCCTCGAGGCGCTCGACATCTACAGCCGCGGCCGCTTCGGCGGGTGGCGTTACGAGATCTCGAACCAGGATCACGCGTTCATGCAGGGCTACGAGGCCGCGGGTCGCATCGCGTGCGACGAGCCCGAGACCGTGTTCGTGCTCGACCGCGCGCCGGCGACCGCATGA